The segment tattggtgccgggaaccacacggcacggttaagtaataaaaaaacattgttctaTTTTAATCAACAATCAAACAGTAAGTACTATAATTTTAAGATAACCAACTGACATACTgactgtaaattattttattgtttctgaTAAGGATAACAATTCTTTGGCGGTATGGAATCCGAAAGTCTACGTGATAATCCACTGGTTATTTGGAAGGAATAATTGTAGGCGACTAGCTTTTAGCCGCAGCTGCGCCCGCGCAAATTTAGCGACACCTACACGCGCGAATTCATCGCCACGTACAatagaatacaggtttttcgcaatgaaagcaatgccgtgtggttcccggcaccaatacaaaaaagaataggatgtGAAATGGAAATGGAGTggccatttctttcccatggatgtcgtaaaaggcgactaagggataggcttacaaacttggtattcttttttaggcgatgggctagcaacctgtcactatttgaatctcaattctatcattaagccaaatagctgaacgtggtcattcagtcttttcaagactgttggctctgtctaccccgcaagggatgtcccttgcggggacgtctatgtagacgtgaccatatgtatgtatgtatgtaatgtatagccatagtttttaccgggtaATACTATAAGTAACCtgtgtccttctccagactctaaATTGAATTTTCACACAAAGATTTAAAAGATCTTTAAATTCAAGGAAATTTgttcattttaattcaaaatctttattgcatttcAAAAATACGTCAGTTGAATACgtcaatcccaagtttatttctaacggcctctgtggcacagcggtaatacgcttgtctgtgacaccggaggtcccgggttcgaaacccggtcagggcatgatgagaaacgaactttctctgattggtctgggtcttggatgtttatctatctaagtatttattttaaaatatagtaccgttgagttagtatctcgtaacacaagttacgaacttacttcgaggctaactcaatctgtgtaatttgtcccgtatatatttatttatcagccTTGCCCTCGATTGATTTTTACAGCTGTAGCCTGCAATAAAGCAGCTTCAAACAGGATCGTTGGCGGAGAGTTGACCACTATCGAATACTACACTTCCCTGGTCCAAGTGGAGTTCCTGGGGGTGTTCACTGGCACCTGGAGCCAGTCGTGTGCCGCCAACATCCTCAACTCCAGGAATGTATTATCTGCTGCCCACTGTTTCGAGGGATTGTAAGTATAAATCAgttcttagatcatgatcaaCCGATCTtatcttatcttttttttatcggtgccgtgtggttcccggcaccaatagaaaaaagaagaaaggaCCACTACAagtctttcccatagatgtcgtaaaaggcgactaatggatagacttataaacttgagattcttcttttaggcgacgggctagcaacctgtcactttatatgaatctcaattctatcagtaagccaatcagctgaacgtggcctatcagtattttcaagactgttggctctgtctatcccgcaagggataaagacgtgattataagtatgtatgtatcaatcaatcaattttctTATTGCGTAACTAAGTGATGGTCAAAGAACATCTTCACACtctttgtggcgcagcggtagtgggCTTGACTGTGACACGATATGCCCCGGGTTAGAATCTATGGGTCATGGaaatttatctatgtatatttatataaaacatagtatcgaTGAGTTAGCGTCTGGTAACACAAGTTcagaacttactttgaggctaaatTAATCTGaagaatttttgttaaaaaatagtgtaaaatttgtcccgtatatatttataaaaaaaaaaaaactgaaaaatctGCTGGGCGTAAGAAGATGATATGTTTCTTGGGCAATATTCAGAATCAtaataacatttctttttaatctttatacTGTATTTGCGTAAAgaagataatatataaaacattattttgtactaTATTCCAGCCTGTACGAGCCTTCACGTCGTCGTATCCGCGCCGGAGCCACCTTCCGCAACACCGGTGGAATCCTCGCCCTGGTCGAACGTGAATTCAATCACCCTACCTATGGTCTTAATGCCATGGACGGTGACGTCGCCGTCGTCAGACTAAGCGAGCCCCTGGTCTACAGCCCCGTGGTCCAACAAGCCACAATTGTCGCTCAAGATACAGTCCTCCCCGATAATCTGCCTGTGGTTCATGCTGGATGGGGCGCGACCTCTGTAAGTATCTTGCCATGGATGGTGACGTCGCCGTCGTCAGACTGAGCGAGCCCCTGGTCTACAGCCCCGTGGTCCAACAAGCCACAATTGTCGCTCAAGATACAGAACTCCCCGATAATCTGCCTGTGGTTCATGCTGGATGGGGCGCGACCTCTGTAAGTATCTTGCCATGGATGGTGACGTCGCCGTCGTCAGACTGAGCGAGACCCTGGTCTACAGCCCCGTAGTCCATCAAGCCACAATTGTCGCTCAAGATACAGTCCTCCCCGATAATCTGCCTGTGGTTCATGCTGGATGGGGCGCGACCTCTGTAAGTATCATGCCATGGACGGTGCCGTCGCCGTCGTCAGACTGAGCGAGCCCCTGGTCTACAGCCCCGTGGTCCAACAAGCCACAATTGTCGCTCAAGATACAGTACTCCCCGATAATCTGCCTGTGGTTCATGCTGGATGGGGCGCGACCTCTGTAAGTATCATGCCATGGATGGTGACGTCGCCGTCGTCAGACTGAGCGAGCCCCTGGTCTACAGCCCCGTGGTCCAACAAGCCACAATTGTCGCTCAAGATACAGTACTCCCCGATAATCTGCCTGTGGTTCATGCTGGATGGGGCGCGACCTCTGTAAGTATCATGCCGTGGATGGTGACGTCGCCGTCGTCAGACTAAGCGAGCCCTTGGTCTACAGCCCCGTAGTCCAACAAGCCACAATTGTCGCTCAAGATACAGTCCTACCTGATAATCTGCCTGTGGTTCATGCTGGATGGGGCGCGACCTCGGTAAGTATCATGACTGTTTGAAGAAAGTTTCGTATAGAGCAGACATCTCAACGACAGGTGAGCCCGGTAGCGCAGGAGCATGTGAACGAACCTAACACTACGACGATAGATCTGAAAGCCTATGATATTCCAACTCCAAACAAAACTTAAAGCCTCAGACCCCTaccaaaaatttattcaagtaTGGATTCTCAAAGTGGAAGGAAATTAAATCGACAAGCAAAGAAGGAGAAACAAAAACCTgcaaacaaaattcaaaataaagaatattctaacaatacatacatatggtcacgtctatatcccttgcggagtagacagagccaacagtcttgaaaagactgaatggccacgttcagctatttggcttaaagatagaattgagattcaaatagtgacaggttgctagaccatcgcctaaaaaagaatcccaaatttgtaaacctatcccttagtcccttttttttctaattataactatagaaattaaatatttctcggGAGTTTTCCCTAGAACGGACAGtcagtctgttggctctgtctctcccgtataaacgtgattatatgttataacataacaattttatatcaaattcaactatttaaaatatatatatatatatatatattattttccagTGGCAAGGACCCGCTTCCAGTCAGCTCCAAGACGTGACCATCTACACTGTTAACAACGAGCTTTGCCGCCAACGTTACCTCGCCCTTCCCAACCACGTCGTCACCACCAACATGATCTGCGCCGGCATCCTCGACGTCGGTGGTCGTGACGCCTGCCAGGGAGACTCTGGTGGTCCCCTGTACTACGATAACATCCTTGTTGGCATCGTCTCCTGGGGACACCAATGCGCCAATGACACCTTCCCTGGAGTCAGCACCGCTGTTGCCCCTTACACCAATTGGATCGTCCAAATTGCAGAGAGCTAAATTaaatgttgatttttttttaaattaattatatggtTTTCAGTTATGTTTgccttttatttaattctggATAATatgatgacattttttttcgtgttaatttagtttcacaacaacaaaaacattGGTTAAATAATGgcatcaataaacaataatctACCTGAGATATGCGAAggaatataacaaattatttggACTCGTACAAAACGCCTCTTACAAAACGTTACTCCAGTGTGACGTCACATGTTAGTATCTTGTTCGCGtcgtaaaattatttgtatggcAGCTACCTATATTATTGCGTTTATGGATATGATgtctttataaaaagtattccATATTTTGGTTTATTCACTCCTggcatagttattttttaataatattgatttttttaaattgactttCCCATTATTTTTTGCGATGCTGTGTCTCAGTTAGGGTCGGTAGCTTACATGATCGTCATAACGTGTGCCAGTATTAATCAACCTATGTCTTAACATCGTTGGTCTTTTTGGGCCGTCAATGCGATACTGACTCCTACCCGATAATGCTCCTTACAACATCTCGATCGACGAAATTGCCGAGagcgaaattatttattgctttcCTAAGATTAATTATACGATCTTCAGGTATTATATTCCCCTTTTATTGGATTCCGGATCAGTCATTAATTTTGCAGCTTCTTACTACGAAATTTACCTAGGTTGTCTCTGATATTGTTGATATCAGATGTTGCGTCGGCAATCACTATATTCTGAATGATTCTGGTGGCCCTCTATACCATGACGACATTATCGTTGAAACATTCTCTTGGGAATAACAGAATTATTTGTAGTAATTCGTCAATGATATTTTAACCTAGAGCAAGTACTTACATTGCCCCGAACGTAAATTACTGATTTTCGCATTTGATCAAGAATCTTAATCtgctacgaaactgttttgtacctctttttttataatgtaattatttatgttaagaATGGAAatgcaaattaataattcgGCAATATGTGTTGGTACCTCTCTGTGACACATTTTTTGgacatatattttgttacttgCTTTCGTCCGCGACTCCGTctgcgcggatgtcggtcttcgcgtggatggtttatttctctaTTTTGAATAtctctgacaatgacatcttataaatatctattagaCCCAAATACGGCTAGGCCTACAATAATTAAGGAGATCCCTCGATTGCGCTACTGCTGTTGTGAGCTGTGTGTGAGCTCGCGATCtgtagtaagtatttatttcatagtAATTCCGACCTTGATAAGTAGCATGTAGCAGTAAATTACCGACAGTGATGAAtagtttgcaaaaataaaaaagtgatcgTGACAATGCGACAGAAAGTTAATTGAGAGCTTCAGCATATACAACATTGTAAGTGAGCTTGTCCGGAATATGAACATGAAGATTTCTTAAACTGCTCACACAGGAAAGAGCTATGTTAAGTTGCCCGTGTGAAAAACAACTCGCGGTAAGATCTACGCCAGCAACTCCTAGGGTCTGAACTTGAGCCTTATTTATTGTCATGGCGTAACACAAAGCTACAGGATTctcttaaattgaaatggaaaattgttGAGAAACGGCGCTGAATctactgcgggtaacgcaacgtgtgttcgcgatTCTACagacgtctatggataaaactgaaaaattaagatttcttttgtatttttccaggataaaaagtatcctattttatgcccaggataataaggtataattataccaagtttcatcgaaatcgaaccgttagttttctcgtgatgcctgaacatacagacagacaaaaaaaaatttaatcacatatttgggtttggtatcgatccagtaacaccccctgctatttattttttcaatgttttcaatgtacagaattgacccttctacagatttattatatgtatagataattattagggcttttatttttttgttctatttCTGCTGCCAcagaaaactatttattaaaaactttattgcacaaaaaatatgttcaaAGGGTAGACTTAATACCGCTTAGTATTCTCCACCattcaaccagctgaccaaacagaaaaactttaagttggtggtgcaataaagtggTATACACAATATCTCGTGGTCTTTTTATATGCTCTACTTAAGAAACTTCCTTAGAGTTTATTTCCACTTCTTTTTCAGAAACAGTTATAAAacgaattatttacattaattcgaaacaaaaaatacttggATACTCTTCAGACGATGATAGctgatttacattttttattattatactagaaaaaaataaaaagaaaacaagttATGACgtatgaaaaatgtttatttttatgtaaaatacatatacctatagatATTCAAGTAATAATGACCATAATCCAGATAGTGTAAATCGGATAATGTAGTGTACACTTACATAAACAATGCACCTTGAGAAATGATTTCTTTAAGGTTCCTCGGGTGCAATGAAAGTCAAAGATATTGGGCAAGGATACCTCAGCTGATCATATTGCTTGTCATGTCATAAGACCGTATTAGAAGTGTAATACTGGTCTTTTAACActattaacttaaaaattttaagtattttaagaaTGAGATATCTGCCAAATGAAATTattgctataaaaataataaatatataaacaaaatcaaaGGTCTAGAGGAACGTaggtaccttgatcaaatcagggTCGTCCtttcaagagtacccaaaatcGACGAGTTTGCATcaatagagttatgaatgtagataaagcgaaagaagtatgcagggatcgtggcaagtggaatgatgtcTCCGTCTACACCTCCAGGAAGGAGGCATGATTTTTCATAGgcagaaacaaaattacgtaGCCGTGGCAATGATCCAATCAGTGAAAGAGGCGACATCAGTGCTGACCCCTGGGAAATCAGGTAAAGCACATCCTTGTCCCCAAGAGATGATTCCGATCTGAATATTCTGGTAGAACAGAGGGCCTCCAGCATCGTCTTTACACGCGTCCCGACCTCCTTCGTTGAGGACTCCTGCGCAGATCATGTTGCTAGTGATGTCTCGAGGAGATTGTAAGGATTGGTAGCGTTGGGCGCAGAATGACCGGTCGACGCTTTGGACTTCGACTTCTTGGAGGACATCAGCGTGGGATGCTGATCCGGTTGTCTGTGAACAGAGTTATATAACTGTGATTAGGAAATCGTTAAAGACAATTCAACaatagctatttggctttgaaTATTGGAGACTACTCGAACTGaccttttatttatagtcaaaaaaaattactgataggtaaagttacatacatacatacatacataaaatcacgcctctttctcggaggggtaggcagagactacctctttccacttgcctcgatctctgcatacttccttcgcttcatccacattcataactctcttcatgcatgcaaggtacttttgacctgaccctttaccaggacgtccttaatttgatcaagatacgttcgtctaggtcttcccactccgacctttccctccacactctcattgtatatctgcttagtcaacctgttttcattcatcctctccacatgaccgaaccatctcaacatacccttttctattcctgtaactacatcttctttcacatcacaacattcccttatcacgctgttccttatccggtcactcaatttcacacccatcatactctttaacgctctcatttccactgcatttattctgctttcgtgcttcttttgccatacggaccaacacgcccctatgcacagccacagtaaagttacaaataaaaattaatgatattaaaacAGGCGGACGACTGTGATAAGAGAGTCTAGATTCCTACTGTTGTAGCTCGGGTGGTTGATGGCATAAGGGACCTTGATGATGATTCTGATGCGGCAATTATGTTTTTTCGTTATTAGAGACAAATAGTTTTCAATATCATTAAACGTTACAATGATACTTATGAACTTACCAATGTTCGACTCTTTAAAGATGGCTTCTTCAGTATAAATGTTAGCTGTATTAGAGGTAGATTTTATgcgaaattacatacatacatacatatggtcacgtctatatcacttgcggggtagacagagccaacagtcttaaaaagacttaatgaccacgttcagctatttggcttaatgatagaatcgagattcaaatagtgacaggttgctagcccatcacctaaaaaagaatcccaagtttgtaagcttatcccttagtcgcctttttcgatatccatgggaaagagatggaatggtcctattcttttttgtattggtgccgggaaccacacggcacaattacttgtttaatttcatcataCAAACCGAAGTGAGACCCCAGCCGACGTAAGTCACAGGAATGTTGCCGGGGAAATCGAACCCGCTGCCGATGATGACAGCCTGCTGGATCGTGGTACCAAATATCAGCTGGGAAGACAGGCGGACGACGGTGATGTCAGAGTCCAGATTCCTACTGTTGAAGTCAGGGTGGTTGATGGCGTGTGAGATCTCGACGACGGATCCGCCGGTGTGACGGTTAGCAGTGCCAGCTCTGATGCGGCGGTCGCGGTCCGAGTACAGACTGGAATAGAttaacatacacatacatataatcacgtctatattccttgcggggtggacagagccaacagtcttgaaaattctgataggccacgtttggtTGTTTgactcaatgatggaattgagattcaaatagtaacagggtGCCAGCCCATCACtagtatatcccttagtcgccttttacgacatccatgggatatgGTGTGGAGATATAGAGTagttcctattctaaagtgccgggacTCACACGACACATTGTTTCTTCTTAttctaaaagaaattaatccATTTCTACTTCTATAGAGagtgattataaaaatttaccttCCTGAGAAGCAATGGGCAGCAGACAAGATGTAAACTGAGTTGAGGATGCTACCAGCACACTGCTGGGTCCAGGTGAAAATGGTACGGAACTCCACTTGGACTACTGCTGGGTAATTCTCGATGGCCGTGTCGGAACCACCTATTATACGACTGGATCCTGATGCGTTGGAAACTGCCgctaaaagattttttattatgaaactaACAGTACAAAAGTAAGCGGTAATTTTTGACCGACTTCAAAGAATCAATGTCAATAcgatcgtattttttttttctatgctccaaataaaaaaaaaatcgatcttTCAGTTACTAATGGCTGTGTGTTACAGCACTCATAAGAATAGATATCATAGAATTGACTCTCTTCACTTGTGTAGCTTTTAATAGGATGTGAACAATAAGTAGAATatctattagaaaaaaaaattttttttccatgCCCCGACTATATAAGACgactaaataattaaagacaattatttcgtcaaaaaaaatctttcgtctctctctttctcatcTCCGCGTGTTCcaggttgcaccctccacagaagtgtttcggggcccggggtctGCCTTCCGACTTTCctctctccacttggtccGATTTTCGGCGTCCTCGGATTTCAGTCCATTGGCTCGCATATAATCCTTTGCGAGGAGCCATGATAAAATGCTGTCATATAGTTAACTGTAAAAACTTTGATAAGATTATT is part of the Amyelois transitella isolate CPQ chromosome 20, ilAmyTran1.1, whole genome shotgun sequence genome and harbors:
- the LOC106131651 gene encoding trypsin, alkaline C: MARILGFTVILLAAVACNKAASNRIVGGELTTIEYYTSLVQVEFLGVFTGTWSQSCAANILNSRNVLSAAHCFEGFLYEPSRRRIRAGATFRNTGGILALVEREFNHPTYGLNAMDGDVAVVRLSEPLVYSPVVQQATIVAQDTVLPDNLPVVHAGWGATSWQGPASSQLQDVTIYTVNNELCRQRYLALPNHVVTTNMICAGILDVGGRDACQGDSGGPLYYDNILVGIVSWGHQCANDTFPGVSTAVAPYTNWIVQIAES
- the LOC106131486 gene encoding trypsin, alkaline C, yielding MAAKLLLVLIAAAAVSNASGSSRIIGGSDTAIENYPAVVQVEFRTIFTWTQQCAGSILNSVYILSAAHCFSGSLYSDRDRRIRAGTANRHTGGSVVEISHAINHPDFNSRNLDSDITVVRLSSQLIFGTTIQQAVIIGSGFDFPGNIPVTYVGWGLTSTTGSASHADVLQEVEVQSVDRSFCAQRYQSLQSPRDITSNMICAGVLNEGGRDACKDDAGGPLFYQNIQIGIISWGQGCALPDFPGVSTDVASFTDWIIATAT